A single genomic interval of Microbacterium oleivorans harbors:
- a CDS encoding phosphoenolpyruvate carboxylase, protein MRELTRTEAIDLVGRYEAEQEIPEAMRADVRMLGSMLGQVLRESGSSGLFEDVERLRGATIQAYTDDSPEAFERAAAIAESFTVSRADEVARAFTVYFHLVNLAEEHQRVRLLRERAGISDQDSAGDSIPAAFAQLASEVGADEAERRLRDLRFHPVFTAHPTEARRRAVSESIRRLVTLLETLENSAAGGAEHRRARRRMLEEIDTLWRTSPLRAEKPTPTDEVRAVMAVFDDTLYTTIPLVYRRLDDALLGDAAGTRAPVVAPFVRLGTWVGGDRDGNPFVTASVTKKAAGIAAEHVLLGLERSTERVGRGLTMSGDTTPPSAPLRSLWDRLAASDEDGAANAVKRAPGEHHKRVMMLLARRIRATRLRDADLAYDDPEEFLADLRVVQDSLDQAGAARQAFGALQQLIWAVETFGFHLAELEVRQHSAVHAKVLAECEAGDEPSELATEVLEVFRTISQVQKRFGPRAAGRYIVSFTQSADDLAAVHALARHAVGPDGIPPVLDVIPLFETFADLQAAPGILAEIIGHPAFADRLDATGRRLEVMLGYSDSSKDVGPVAANLALYEAQARISAWAQDERIELTLFHGRGGALGRGGGPANSAILAQPPHSVDGRFKLTEQGEVIFARYGDPDIALRHIDQVAAAVLLASAPSIEERNSRAAERYASVAATMDTASRERFFSLVKAPGFAPWFAAVTPMEEIGLLALGSRPARRGLSVESLEDLRAIPWVFAWTQARINLAGWFGLGTALEAVGDEALLREAYEQWPLLRTVVDNVAMSLAKADPRMARRHLALADRSDLADLVLDEMLLTRDWVVRIAGGDGLLANKPVLQRAVKMRSPYVDALSLLQLRALRVLRSTEPEAQTPPEWQRLLLLTVNGVAAGLQNTG, encoded by the coding sequence ATGCGCGAGCTGACCCGAACAGAAGCCATCGACCTCGTCGGCCGTTACGAGGCGGAGCAGGAGATCCCCGAGGCGATGCGCGCCGACGTGCGGATGCTCGGCTCCATGCTGGGACAAGTCCTGCGCGAGAGCGGCTCGTCCGGCCTCTTCGAGGATGTCGAGCGCCTGCGCGGCGCGACGATCCAGGCGTACACCGACGACTCCCCCGAGGCCTTCGAGCGCGCCGCGGCCATCGCGGAATCCTTCACGGTCTCGCGCGCGGACGAAGTAGCCCGCGCTTTCACCGTGTACTTCCATCTCGTCAACCTCGCCGAGGAGCACCAGCGCGTGCGACTGCTGCGCGAACGAGCCGGCATCTCGGACCAGGACAGCGCCGGAGACTCGATCCCGGCCGCCTTCGCGCAGCTGGCGTCCGAGGTGGGGGCCGACGAGGCCGAACGACGACTGCGGGATCTGCGCTTCCACCCGGTGTTCACCGCTCACCCCACCGAGGCGCGACGTCGCGCCGTCTCGGAGAGCATCCGCCGCCTGGTGACGCTGTTGGAGACCCTGGAGAACTCCGCCGCCGGCGGGGCGGAGCACCGGCGCGCCCGGCGGCGGATGCTCGAGGAGATCGACACTCTCTGGCGCACGTCGCCGCTGCGGGCTGAGAAGCCGACGCCCACCGACGAGGTCCGGGCCGTCATGGCCGTCTTCGACGACACGCTGTACACGACCATCCCGCTCGTCTACCGCCGCCTCGACGACGCGCTGCTGGGCGACGCCGCCGGCACCCGCGCCCCCGTCGTGGCGCCGTTCGTGCGCCTGGGCACCTGGGTCGGCGGAGACCGCGACGGCAACCCGTTCGTCACCGCGTCGGTGACGAAGAAGGCGGCCGGCATCGCCGCAGAGCACGTCCTCCTCGGGCTCGAGCGCAGCACCGAACGCGTCGGCCGCGGGCTGACCATGTCGGGCGACACCACGCCGCCGAGCGCCCCCCTGCGCTCGCTCTGGGACCGCTTGGCGGCCTCCGATGAGGACGGCGCCGCCAACGCCGTCAAACGCGCCCCCGGCGAGCACCACAAGCGCGTGATGATGCTGCTGGCCCGTCGCATCCGCGCCACCCGGCTGCGCGACGCCGACCTCGCCTACGACGACCCCGAGGAGTTCCTGGCCGATCTGCGGGTCGTGCAGGACTCGCTCGATCAGGCGGGTGCCGCGCGACAGGCCTTCGGAGCGCTGCAGCAGCTGATCTGGGCCGTCGAGACCTTCGGCTTCCACCTCGCCGAGCTCGAGGTGCGCCAGCACTCCGCCGTCCACGCCAAGGTGCTCGCCGAGTGCGAGGCCGGCGATGAGCCCAGCGAGCTGGCCACCGAGGTGCTCGAGGTCTTCCGCACCATCTCGCAGGTGCAGAAGCGGTTCGGTCCCCGTGCCGCCGGCCGCTACATCGTCTCGTTCACACAGTCGGCGGACGACCTCGCCGCCGTGCACGCGCTCGCGCGCCACGCCGTCGGCCCGGACGGCATACCCCCCGTCCTCGACGTCATCCCCCTGTTCGAGACGTTCGCCGACCTGCAGGCAGCGCCGGGCATCCTCGCCGAGATCATCGGTCACCCGGCGTTCGCCGACCGGCTCGACGCCACCGGGCGGCGGCTCGAGGTGATGCTCGGATACTCCGACTCGTCGAAGGACGTCGGCCCGGTCGCGGCCAACCTCGCCCTCTACGAAGCGCAGGCGCGGATCTCGGCCTGGGCGCAGGACGAGCGCATCGAGCTCACACTGTTCCACGGCCGCGGCGGCGCCCTCGGACGTGGCGGCGGCCCGGCGAACTCCGCCATCCTCGCGCAGCCGCCGCACTCCGTCGATGGGCGGTTCAAGCTGACCGAGCAGGGCGAGGTCATCTTCGCTCGCTACGGCGACCCCGACATCGCGCTGCGCCACATCGATCAGGTCGCCGCGGCGGTCCTCCTCGCCTCGGCACCCTCGATCGAGGAGCGCAACAGCCGCGCGGCCGAGCGCTATGCCTCGGTCGCGGCGACGATGGACACCGCCTCGCGCGAGCGGTTCTTCTCTCTCGTGAAAGCCCCAGGATTCGCACCGTGGTTCGCGGCTGTGACGCCCATGGAGGAGATCGGTCTGCTCGCCCTCGGCTCGCGGCCGGCACGGCGCGGGCTCTCGGTCGAATCCCTCGAGGACCTGCGGGCGATCCCCTGGGTGTTCGCGTGGACGCAGGCGCGCATCAACCTCGCGGGGTGGTTCGGTCTGGGCACCGCCCTGGAGGCCGTCGGCGACGAGGCCCTGCTGCGCGAGGCCTACGAACAGTGGCCGCTGCTGCGTACCGTGGTCGACAACGTCGCGATGAGTCTCGCCAAGGCCGACCCGCGCATGGCCCGCCGCCACCTCGCCCTCGCCGATCGCTCGGACCTCGCCGACCTCGTGCTCGACGAGATGCTGCTGACCCGCGACTGGGTCGTGCGGATCGCCGGCGGCGACGGACTCCTGGCGAACAAGCCGGTCCTGCAGCGCGCGGTGAAGATGCGCAGCCCCTACGTCGACGCACTGTCGTTGCTGCAGCTGCGCGCCCTCCGCGTGCTGCGCTCGACCGAGCCCGAGGCGCAGACGCCGCCGGAGTGGCAGCGCCTGCTCCTGCTCACGGTCAACGGGGTCGCTGCGGGTCTGCAGAACACCGGGTGA
- a CDS encoding basic amino acid/polyamine antiporter, translating to MLTLSTFVVGSMVGAGVFSLPAGFAAETGVAGTLIAWAIAGGGMLTLAFAFQMLANRRPELDAGVYSYARAGFGRYLGYFSAFGYWASACAGNVFYWVFITSTLGAVFPALGAGDTIAAVAVSSVGLWLFFLLIRRGVRAAAAVNRVVSIAKTVPIVVFVVLCATVFDPQVFAANWSGPSGTALWDQVRATMLVTVFVFIGLEGASVNSRHARSRRDVGRATLLGFLSVLAVFASVTIVSYGVMPREQIATLPEPSLGGVLEAIVGPAGAVLIGVSLIVAVLGAYLTWTLMAAEVLLEAARSGDLPRFLARTNADDTPVGALTLSTVLVQVLLVVVLFAENAFSVALDLTSVLVLIPFVLSAGYALKLAVTRETYAPGDPHRVRDLVVAALATGYTAFLLVAAGTDYLLLSLLIIVPGTALFAAARRRAGARVFTGAERAVFALAVLGAIAAVLLLLTGGIVL from the coding sequence ATGCTCACCCTCTCCACCTTCGTGGTCGGCTCGATGGTGGGCGCCGGCGTGTTCTCCCTGCCGGCCGGGTTCGCCGCCGAGACCGGCGTGGCGGGCACCCTGATCGCGTGGGCGATCGCGGGTGGCGGGATGCTCACCCTCGCCTTCGCGTTCCAGATGCTGGCGAACCGCCGCCCCGAGCTCGACGCCGGGGTCTACAGCTATGCGCGCGCCGGATTCGGCCGGTACCTCGGATACTTCTCGGCCTTCGGCTACTGGGCGAGCGCGTGCGCCGGCAACGTCTTCTACTGGGTCTTCATCACCTCGACGCTCGGCGCGGTGTTCCCCGCACTCGGAGCCGGTGACACGATCGCCGCGGTCGCGGTCTCGTCCGTGGGGCTCTGGCTGTTCTTCCTCCTCATCCGTCGGGGAGTGCGCGCCGCCGCCGCGGTCAACCGCGTCGTGAGCATCGCCAAGACCGTGCCCATCGTCGTCTTCGTCGTTCTGTGCGCAACGGTCTTCGACCCCCAGGTGTTCGCGGCGAACTGGTCGGGACCCAGCGGAACGGCCCTGTGGGATCAAGTCCGCGCCACGATGCTCGTCACCGTCTTCGTGTTCATCGGACTCGAGGGCGCGAGCGTGAACTCCCGCCATGCGCGTTCCCGGCGCGACGTGGGCCGGGCCACCCTGCTCGGGTTCCTGAGCGTCCTCGCCGTCTTCGCATCGGTCACGATCGTGTCCTACGGGGTGATGCCGCGCGAGCAGATCGCGACCCTGCCCGAGCCGTCGCTCGGCGGCGTGCTCGAGGCGATCGTCGGGCCTGCGGGCGCCGTGCTCATCGGCGTCTCCCTGATCGTCGCGGTGCTCGGGGCCTATCTCACGTGGACCCTCATGGCTGCCGAGGTGCTCCTCGAGGCCGCCCGGTCGGGCGATCTCCCGCGGTTCCTCGCGCGGACGAACGCCGACGACACCCCGGTCGGGGCCCTCACCCTGTCGACCGTCCTCGTCCAGGTGCTGCTGGTGGTGGTGCTGTTCGCCGAGAACGCCTTCTCCGTCGCGCTCGACCTCACGAGCGTCCTCGTCCTCATCCCCTTCGTCCTCTCGGCCGGGTACGCGCTCAAGCTCGCCGTCACGCGCGAGACCTACGCCCCGGGTGATCCGCACCGTGTGCGCGACCTGGTCGTCGCCGCCCTCGCCACCGGCTACACCGCGTTCCTGCTGGTCGCGGCGGGCACGGACTACCTGCTGCTGTCGCTGCTGATCATCGTGCCGGGCACCGCCCTCTTCGCCGCCGCACGACGCCGGGCCGGCGCCCGGGTGTTCACCGGGGCCGAGCGGGCGGTGTTCGCTCTGGCCGTGCTCGGCGCAATCGCCGCCGTGCTCCTGCTGCTCACCGGGGGCATCGTCCTCTGA